A region from the Natronomonas salsuginis genome encodes:
- a CDS encoding TatD family hydrolase, which translates to MYDGPVLDNHLHLDPVNGRGVEAAEEFARAGGTHLNVLNKPSWHLVGDVDDEDGFRETFELTIDVTEKADERLPGRAWPVLGVHPALISQLLDRGYDPDEAAELMQAGIDVAAAHVATGPALAIKSGRPHYEVDDAVWEASNAVMRHAFARASEVGCAVQLHAEEGEDFEPVAEWAEAEGLPRERVVKHYSGGYVEGVIPSVISHRDELERACEGEWPFFMETDFIDDPDRPGAVLGPKTVPKRTRWLAEAGHEEALRRAHVETPARVYGVDTEATLRR; encoded by the coding sequence ATGTACGACGGTCCGGTTCTCGACAACCACCTTCACCTCGATCCGGTCAACGGTCGCGGCGTCGAGGCTGCCGAGGAGTTCGCGCGCGCCGGCGGAACGCACCTCAACGTCCTCAACAAACCCTCCTGGCATCTCGTCGGCGACGTCGACGACGAGGACGGTTTCCGCGAGACGTTCGAGCTGACGATCGACGTGACCGAGAAAGCTGACGAACGACTCCCCGGGCGCGCGTGGCCCGTCCTCGGCGTGCATCCGGCGCTCATCTCGCAGTTGCTCGATCGGGGCTACGACCCGGACGAGGCCGCCGAACTGATGCAAGCCGGGATCGACGTCGCCGCGGCGCACGTCGCCACCGGTCCGGCGCTCGCGATCAAATCCGGTCGGCCGCACTACGAGGTCGACGACGCGGTCTGGGAGGCGTCGAACGCGGTCATGCGTCACGCGTTCGCCCGCGCCAGCGAGGTCGGCTGCGCCGTCCAACTCCACGCCGAGGAGGGCGAGGACTTCGAACCCGTCGCCGAGTGGGCCGAAGCCGAGGGCCTCCCTCGCGAGCGCGTCGTCAAACACTACTCCGGCGGGTACGTCGAGGGCGTGATCCCGAGCGTCATCTCGCACAGAGACGAGCTCGAACGCGCCTGCGAGGGCGAGTGGCCGTTCTTCATGGAGACCGACTTCATCGACGATCCGGACCGTCCCGGCGCGGTGTTGGGTCCGAAGACCGTCCCCAAGCGGACCCGGTGGCTCGCCGAGGCGGGCCACGAGGAAGCACTCCGACGGGCGCACGTCGAGACGCCGGCGCGGGTGTACGGGGTCGACACGGAGGCGACGTTGCGTCGATAG
- the gcvH gene encoding glycine cleavage system protein GcvH: MRFEIPEDCRYMETHEWARRDGDSVHIGITDFAQDELGDIVFIELPAVGETVEAGTEFGVVESIKAVSDLYAPVSGEVVAVNDDLVDAPELVNDDPFGDGWMLEVEPTEEAEFDDLISPDEYEAQTQ, from the coding sequence ATGCGCTTCGAAATACCTGAAGACTGTCGGTATATGGAAACTCACGAGTGGGCCCGTCGTGACGGCGACAGCGTCCACATCGGCATCACTGATTTCGCACAGGACGAGCTCGGCGATATCGTCTTCATCGAACTTCCGGCCGTGGGAGAGACCGTCGAGGCGGGCACCGAGTTCGGCGTCGTCGAATCGATTAAGGCGGTCTCGGACCTGTACGCACCGGTTTCGGGGGAAGTCGTCGCGGTCAACGACGACCTCGTGGACGCGCCCGAACTCGTCAACGACGACCCGTTCGGCGACGGCTGGATGCTCGAAGTCGAGCCGACCGAGGAGGCCGAGTTCGACGACCTCATCTCGCCCGACGAGTACGAAGCACAGACGCAATAA
- the gcvT gene encoding glycine cleavage system aminomethyltransferase GcvT, with product MSHRTPPLGRRHADAGAKMTAFGGWEMPVEFDSIRTEHRAVRESVGKFDVSHMGELEVSGPDAAELMDRLTTNDVAELDPGDAQYSTITDSDGVILDDTVVYRLPAWDGTAADYLFIPNAGHDEAMADRWAEHADRWGLDAVVENATEDYGMIAVQGPDAIEHLGARCDDPGTVSRFTVEPRTIVGVDCFLARTGYTGEDGVELLFDANESTEIWDALECQPCGLGARDTLRLEAGFLLSGEDFHPETNPRTPYEAGIGFVVDLDTGFVGRDALAAATDPEERLVGFRLAERGIARHGYDIVADGESIGTVTSGTMSPTLGEPIGLGYVPESHSDPGTELGIVIRGESKRAVVEELPFY from the coding sequence ATGTCACACCGAACGCCGCCGCTCGGACGGCGGCACGCCGACGCCGGGGCAAAGATGACCGCCTTCGGCGGTTGGGAGATGCCCGTCGAATTCGATTCGATCCGGACCGAACACCGCGCAGTACGTGAGTCGGTCGGGAAGTTCGACGTCTCCCACATGGGCGAACTAGAGGTTTCCGGCCCCGACGCCGCCGAGCTGATGGATCGACTCACGACGAACGACGTCGCCGAGCTCGATCCCGGCGACGCGCAGTACTCGACGATCACCGATTCCGACGGGGTCATCCTCGACGACACCGTGGTATATCGCCTCCCAGCGTGGGACGGAACGGCAGCCGACTACCTGTTCATCCCCAACGCCGGCCACGACGAGGCGATGGCCGATCGGTGGGCGGAGCACGCCGATCGGTGGGGGCTCGACGCGGTCGTCGAGAACGCCACCGAAGACTACGGGATGATCGCGGTCCAGGGGCCGGACGCGATCGAACACCTCGGAGCGCGCTGTGACGATCCGGGGACAGTCTCGCGGTTCACCGTCGAGCCCCGAACGATCGTCGGCGTCGACTGTTTCCTCGCCCGCACGGGCTACACGGGCGAAGATGGCGTGGAGTTGCTTTTCGACGCAAACGAGTCGACGGAGATCTGGGACGCGCTCGAGTGTCAGCCTTGCGGACTCGGCGCACGCGACACGCTCCGACTCGAAGCGGGCTTTCTCCTCTCCGGAGAGGACTTCCACCCGGAGACGAACCCGCGAACCCCCTACGAGGCCGGGATCGGCTTCGTCGTCGATCTCGACACGGGGTTCGTCGGTCGGGACGCGCTGGCGGCCGCGACCGACCCCGAGGAGCGACTCGTCGGCTTCCGACTCGCAGAGCGGGGGATCGCCCGCCACGGATACGACATCGTCGCCGACGGCGAGTCGATCGGAACCGTCACGAGCGGAACGATGAGTCCGACGCTTGGGGAGCCGATCGGGCTCGGCTACGTGCCAGAATCCCACAGCGATCCCGGGACCGAACTCGGGATCGTCATCCGCGGCGAATCGAAACGGGCCGTCGTCGAGGAGCTCCCGTTCTACTGA
- the gltB gene encoding glutamate synthase large subunit — protein sequence MSEPTDHPAGTAGLADPDDYRANCGVGVVMDLDGDRTHGTVADGVELLENLEHRGTTGADENTGDGAGILLQTPHEFFADEIDDLPAAGEYAVGSIFMPKDADAAAHLQDLTERVLSDHGLDVFAWRDVPTDPEPLGETATESEPAVVQCFVRSDLDDDAFDRALYVGRRDLETTLEDRNPEGAARFYICSLDRKTVVYKGLLTAEQLPSYYPDLLDERVRSTFAMVHARFSTNTLGAWHLAHPYRTIIHNGEFNTIQGNINWMRARENDLEHADFGDDIDTLRPIINDPDQSDTASVDNALELLMAGGREMPHALRMLIPEAWRVDANRVSEDRREWYDYHASLVEPWDGPALVAATDGDRIGAVLDRNGLRPCRYDVTSDNTLVMASEAGALEYDFGEIERRDRLQPGQLFVADPEEGRVIPDEEIFDDLVDEKYGQWVASEQVGIDDIADDADAEPRGSTPSLRSHQALYGYTEDEMKHLIEPMARDGKDPVGSMGDDTPLSVLSQFNRPLFTYFKQLFAQVTNPPLDYIREELVTSLESRLGFQRNLLDETPEHARQLVLDSPILTDAQTSAIKELDGDLSTYVLDITFDPESDLETAVEDVRAEATEAAREHDIIVLSDRDAGPDAIPIPALLATAGVHHHLVRNGLRNHVGMVLESGDPRAVHHVATCIGYGAGAVNPYLAYQSIADIVAGPDGADEQRAIRAYVKAVEDGLLKTMAKMGISTVESYQGAQIFEAVGLSSDFVAEYFEGTTARTEGIDIEDVESDLRTRYEVAFGENPELEYQGEYEHRSSGMFHEWNPQTVGTLQKAVRQGNYEEYLEFAEMMNDQTENLQTLRGLLEFDSDRDPVDVEDVEPIEEIVERFSTAAMSLGSISPEAHENNSIAMNRLGGKSNTGEGGEPPERFDTEKKCNVKQVASGRFGVTSTYLTSADELQIKMAQGSKPGEGGHLPGKKVNEMIAHVRYSTPGVGLISPPPLHDIYSIEDLKQLIHDLKASNPEADINVKLVSEAGIGTIAAGVAKANADVVHISGHSGGTGASPKTSIKNAGLPWELGLAEANQMLRSTGLRSRIRVSVDGGMKTGYDVAVGALLGAEEYVFGTSPLVTSGCVMARQCHENTCPVGVATQREDLRKRFPGEPQHVINYMTFIAQELREIMAELGFESVEEMIGHVEVLKQREDIQQEKARKLDLSAVLAEPAGDARHKTEPQTHEIDDALDWELIDEAAEAIETGEPVHIDRDISTVNRAVGATLSNRISKRYGIDGLSEDTIRVDFGGTAGQSFGAFLQDGVTMQLTGTANDYVGKGLSGGKLVINTPNDAPYEPEKNILIGNVALYGATQGEAYINGMAGERFAVRNSGVKAVVESVGDHGCEYMTGGVVACLGRTGKNFAAGMSGGVAYVLDRDGDFEEKVNHGMVSTSDELDRRDQEMLRRLVENHVAHTDSDRGEYILDNWDEELEKFVKVMPDAYADIIEEHEEADVRTELPNSATPTVGHDAAGHVVSDD from the coding sequence ATGTCTGAGCCAACTGACCACCCCGCGGGCACCGCCGGGCTCGCGGATCCCGACGACTATCGCGCCAACTGCGGCGTCGGCGTCGTCATGGACCTCGACGGCGACCGGACCCATGGGACGGTGGCCGACGGTGTCGAACTCCTCGAAAACCTCGAACACCGCGGCACGACCGGTGCGGACGAAAACACCGGCGACGGTGCTGGCATTCTCCTGCAGACGCCGCACGAGTTCTTCGCCGACGAAATAGACGATCTCCCGGCCGCGGGCGAATACGCCGTCGGTTCGATTTTCATGCCGAAGGACGCTGACGCCGCCGCCCACTTGCAGGATCTCACCGAACGCGTCCTCTCTGATCACGGACTGGACGTGTTCGCATGGCGTGACGTTCCGACGGACCCCGAACCGCTCGGCGAGACTGCCACGGAGTCCGAACCCGCCGTCGTCCAGTGTTTTGTTCGCTCCGATCTGGACGACGACGCCTTCGATCGAGCGCTCTACGTCGGTCGTCGCGACCTCGAAACGACGCTCGAGGATCGGAACCCTGAGGGCGCGGCTCGGTTCTACATCTGCTCGCTCGACCGCAAAACGGTCGTCTACAAGGGGCTCCTGACGGCCGAACAGCTCCCGAGCTACTACCCGGATCTACTGGACGAACGCGTCCGATCGACGTTCGCGATGGTTCACGCCCGCTTCTCGACGAACACGCTCGGCGCGTGGCACCTCGCCCACCCCTACCGGACGATCATCCACAACGGCGAGTTCAACACTATCCAGGGCAACATCAACTGGATGCGGGCCCGCGAGAACGACCTCGAACACGCCGATTTCGGCGACGACATCGACACCCTCCGGCCGATCATCAACGATCCCGACCAGTCCGACACCGCCTCCGTCGACAACGCGCTCGAACTCTTGATGGCCGGCGGCCGTGAGATGCCACACGCGCTCCGCATGCTGATCCCCGAGGCGTGGCGCGTCGACGCCAACCGCGTCTCCGAGGACCGACGCGAGTGGTACGACTACCACGCCTCGCTCGTCGAGCCGTGGGACGGTCCCGCCCTGGTCGCCGCGACCGACGGCGATCGGATCGGTGCCGTCCTCGACCGGAACGGCCTCCGCCCCTGCCGGTACGACGTGACGAGCGACAACACGCTCGTGATGGCCAGCGAGGCCGGCGCGCTCGAGTACGATTTCGGCGAGATCGAACGCCGCGACCGCCTCCAGCCCGGTCAGCTGTTCGTTGCCGACCCCGAGGAGGGACGCGTCATCCCCGACGAGGAAATCTTCGACGACCTCGTCGACGAGAAGTACGGCCAGTGGGTCGCGAGCGAACAGGTCGGGATCGACGACATCGCGGACGACGCGGACGCCGAACCCCGTGGCTCGACCCCGTCGCTCCGCTCGCATCAGGCGCTGTACGGCTACACCGAAGACGAGATGAAACACCTCATCGAGCCGATGGCGAGAGACGGGAAGGACCCCGTCGGTTCGATGGGCGACGATACGCCGCTCAGCGTGCTTTCGCAGTTCAACCGACCGCTTTTCACCTACTTCAAGCAGCTGTTCGCACAGGTCACGAACCCGCCGCTCGACTACATCCGCGAGGAGCTCGTGACCTCGCTCGAATCGCGGCTCGGCTTCCAGCGAAACCTGCTCGACGAGACGCCCGAACACGCCCGACAACTGGTCCTCGACTCGCCGATCCTCACGGACGCACAGACGAGCGCGATCAAGGAACTCGACGGCGATCTCTCGACGTACGTTCTGGACATCACGTTCGATCCGGAATCGGATCTCGAAACGGCCGTCGAGGACGTTCGCGCGGAAGCCACGGAGGCCGCGCGCGAACACGACATCATCGTCCTCTCCGACCGCGACGCCGGCCCCGACGCGATCCCGATCCCGGCGCTGCTCGCGACGGCCGGCGTCCACCACCACCTCGTCCGAAACGGGCTCCGAAACCACGTCGGTATGGTGCTCGAATCCGGCGATCCGCGGGCGGTCCACCACGTTGCGACCTGCATCGGCTACGGGGCCGGCGCGGTCAATCCGTATCTCGCCTACCAGTCGATCGCCGACATCGTCGCCGGCCCCGACGGAGCCGACGAACAGCGCGCAATCAGAGCGTACGTCAAGGCCGTCGAGGACGGCCTCCTGAAGACGATGGCGAAGATGGGTATCTCGACGGTCGAGTCCTACCAGGGCGCGCAGATCTTCGAGGCGGTCGGGCTCAGTTCGGACTTCGTCGCCGAGTACTTCGAGGGAACGACGGCCCGGACGGAGGGCATCGACATCGAAGACGTCGAATCCGACCTCAGAACGCGCTACGAGGTCGCCTTCGGCGAAAATCCCGAACTCGAGTACCAAGGCGAGTACGAGCACCGCTCCTCGGGGATGTTCCACGAGTGGAACCCCCAAACGGTCGGCACGCTCCAGAAGGCGGTCCGGCAGGGCAACTACGAGGAGTATCTCGAGTTCGCCGAGATGATGAACGACCAGACGGAGAACCTCCAGACGCTCCGGGGGCTGCTCGAGTTCGACTCGGATCGCGACCCCGTCGACGTCGAGGACGTCGAGCCGATCGAGGAGATCGTCGAGCGCTTCTCGACGGCCGCGATGAGCCTCGGCAGCATCTCGCCGGAGGCGCACGAAAACAACTCCATCGCGATGAACCGCCTCGGCGGCAAGTCGAACACCGGTGAGGGTGGCGAACCGCCCGAGCGGTTCGACACCGAGAAGAAGTGCAACGTCAAGCAGGTCGCCTCCGGCCGATTCGGCGTCACGTCGACGTACCTGACGAGCGCCGACGAACTGCAGATAAAGATGGCGCAGGGGTCGAAGCCTGGCGAGGGCGGCCACCTGCCCGGCAAGAAGGTCAACGAGATGATCGCCCACGTCCGATACTCGACGCCGGGCGTGGGGCTCATCTCGCCGCCGCCGCTGCACGACATCTATTCGATCGAGGATCTCAAGCAGCTCATTCACGATCTGAAGGCCTCGAACCCGGAGGCCGACATCAACGTCAAACTCGTCTCGGAGGCCGGCATCGGCACGATCGCCGCCGGCGTCGCGAAGGCCAACGCCGACGTGGTCCACATCTCCGGGCACTCCGGCGGGACCGGCGCGTCGCCGAAGACCTCGATCAAGAACGCGGGCCTGCCCTGGGAGCTCGGGCTCGCGGAGGCCAATCAGATGCTCCGCTCGACCGGCCTCCGATCCCGGATTCGCGTCAGCGTCGACGGCGGGATGAAGACCGGATACGACGTGGCCGTCGGCGCGCTCCTCGGCGCCGAGGAGTACGTCTTCGGCACGTCGCCGCTCGTCACCTCTGGCTGTGTGATGGCCCGACAGTGTCACGAGAACACCTGTCCGGTCGGGGTTGCCACTCAGCGTGAGGACCTCAGAAAGCGTTTCCCCGGCGAACCGCAGCACGTCATCAACTACATGACGTTCATCGCCCAGGAGCTGCGCGAGATCATGGCCGAACTCGGATTCGAGAGCGTCGAGGAGATGATCGGCCACGTCGAGGTACTCAAACAGCGCGAGGACATCCAACAGGAGAAGGCGCGAAAGCTCGACCTCTCCGCGGTGCTGGCCGAGCCGGCCGGCGACGCCCGGCATAAGACCGAGCCACAGACCCACGAAATCGACGACGCGCTCGATTGGGAGCTCATCGACGAGGCCGCCGAAGCGATCGAAACCGGCGAACCGGTCCACATCGACCGGGACATCTCGACGGTCAACCGCGCCGTCGGCGCGACGCTCTCGAACCGCATCTCGAAGCGCTACGGCATCGATGGCCTGTCCGAGGACACGATCCGGGTCGACTTCGGCGGCACCGCCGGGCAGAGCTTCGGCGCGTTCCTCCAAGACGGCGTCACGATGCAGCTCACCGGCACCGCGAACGACTACGTCGGCAAGGGACTCTCCGGCGGCAAACTCGTGATCAACACGCCCAACGACGCCCCCTACGAGCCCGAGAAGAACATCCTCATCGGCAACGTCGCCCTCTACGGCGCGACGCAGGGCGAGGCCTACATCAACGGGATGGCGGGCGAGCGCTTTGCCGTCCGGAACTCCGGCGTCAAGGCCGTCGTCGAGTCGGTCGGCGACCACGGCTGTGAGTACATGACCGGCGGCGTCGTCGCCTGTCTCGGCCGGACCGGGAAGAACTTCGCCGCGGGGATGTCCGGCGGCGTCGCCTACGTCCTCGACCGGGACGGCGACTTCGAGGAGAAGGTGAACCACGGCATGGTCTCGACGAGTGACGAACTCGATCGCAGAGACCAGGAGATGCTCCGACGGCTCGTCGAAAACCACGTCGCACACACCGACTCGGATCGGGGCGAGTACATCCTCGACAACTGGGACGAGGAGCTCGAGAAGTTCGTAAAGGTGATGCCGGACGCCTACGCCGATATCATCGAAGAACACGAGGAAGCCGACGTTCGAACCGAACTTCCGAACTCGGCGACGCCGACAGTCGGACACGATGCGGCCGGCCACGTCGTCTCGGACGACTGA
- a CDS encoding sodium:calcium antiporter: MASVPLLLGLGLVGTIVVWIGSSGLERGSGVLARHYGLPRLVQGAILAAVGSSAPEIASTIIATLRYGEFELGVGVIVGSAVFNILVIPALSALLADGPLDTGRDVVYKEAQFYMLSVAALFLIFALAVIYYPIEGAGLRGNVTRPLALSLLLLYALYVFVQYLDVSDANAPSTTLDRRSLLVEWGVMLGGVALIIVGVEALVFSAIGLGDAFGTPSFLWGLTVVAAATSLPDALISVAAARIDEPAVSLGNVLGSNVFDLLVAIPAGVILAGATPVSFTAAVPMMAFLVVATIILFAFARTGMEISNHEAGTMLVLYGAFVGWLLLESIGAVDVI; the protein is encoded by the coding sequence ATGGCAAGTGTTCCCCTTCTGCTCGGTCTCGGACTTGTCGGGACGATCGTCGTGTGGATCGGCTCCTCGGGGCTCGAACGTGGCTCCGGTGTACTCGCGCGTCACTACGGTCTCCCCCGGTTGGTACAGGGAGCAATCCTCGCGGCCGTCGGCTCTTCGGCACCGGAGATCGCGAGCACGATCATCGCGACGCTGCGATACGGCGAGTTCGAACTCGGTGTCGGCGTCATCGTCGGCTCGGCGGTGTTCAATATCCTCGTCATCCCCGCACTGTCGGCGCTTTTAGCTGACGGACCGCTCGACACCGGCCGAGACGTGGTTTACAAGGAGGCGCAGTTTTACATGCTGTCGGTCGCCGCCCTGTTCCTCATCTTCGCGCTCGCGGTGATCTACTACCCGATCGAGGGCGCGGGGCTTCGGGGGAACGTCACTCGACCGCTGGCGCTGTCGCTTCTGTTGTTGTACGCGCTGTACGTCTTCGTGCAGTATCTCGACGTGAGCGACGCCAACGCGCCGAGCACGACGCTCGACCGTCGATCACTCCTGGTCGAGTGGGGGGTCATGTTGGGGGGCGTCGCGCTCATCATCGTCGGCGTGGAGGCGCTCGTGTTCTCCGCGATCGGACTCGGCGATGCGTTCGGAACGCCGTCGTTCCTGTGGGGACTCACCGTCGTCGCCGCGGCCACCAGCCTCCCGGATGCGCTGATAAGCGTCGCCGCCGCGCGGATCGACGAACCCGCAGTTTCGCTGGGGAACGTCTTGGGGAGCAACGTCTTCGATCTCCTCGTGGCGATTCCGGCCGGCGTCATCCTCGCGGGTGCGACGCCGGTGTCGTTCACCGCCGCGGTCCCGATGATGGCGTTTCTCGTCGTCGCGACGATCATCCTCTTTGCGTTCGCCCGGACCGGCATGGAGATCTCGAATCACGAGGCCGGTACCATGCTCGTCCTCTACGGCGCGTTCGTCGGCTGGTTGCTGCTCGAAAGTATCGGCGCCGTCGACGTGATATAG
- a CDS encoding NYN domain-containing protein, whose product MGLVERLVGRGRDRGTRVGIFVDGPNVFRPEFDVDLDELRDIAREEGTVSVARVYVDANAGSGLIQAAEARGFEVVTTSGDVDVKLAIEAVEAAVDEQIDTVIVVSRDTDFKPVLEIAAKRGLRTIAVAPGTHGRSDALRNAAHHEITLE is encoded by the coding sequence ATGGGACTAGTCGAGCGACTCGTCGGCCGCGGTCGCGACCGCGGAACGCGGGTCGGAATCTTTGTCGACGGTCCGAACGTCTTTCGCCCCGAATTCGACGTCGATCTCGACGAACTTCGGGACATCGCACGGGAAGAGGGAACGGTTTCGGTCGCGCGTGTGTACGTGGACGCCAACGCCGGTTCCGGGCTGATCCAGGCCGCCGAGGCCCGCGGGTTCGAGGTCGTCACGACGAGCGGTGATGTGGACGTGAAACTCGCGATCGAGGCCGTCGAAGCCGCCGTCGACGAGCAGATCGACACCGTGATCGTCGTCTCCCGCGACACGGATTTCAAACCCGTCCTGGAGATCGCCGCCAAGCGCGGGCTTCGAACGATCGCGGTCGCCCCCGGAACCCACGGTCGATCGGACGCGCTTAGAAACGCGGCGCACCACGAGATCACCCTGGAGTAA
- a CDS encoding LLM class flavin-dependent oxidoreductase, producing the protein MKFGIWHNGTTDVPLKETDEGLVIPDASVRGLHRDRQRVTRERIEHGVLAERRGFERLTFTEHHFVLTGIELSPNPLQSQTAIAARTEEIKLRQVANILSWHDPVRLAEQTALLDVISDGRVEVGVGRGYQGRENETLGQYWGGTVQDDEKNRASFEEKLDILRRAWTEDVLTHHDQFHDVPPTWTRWHHPQERAYLDDSVSEYDVEDFIDWEDGSVTETDLDPAYPNVVTAGGSTLRAISVFPRPVQEPHPQLWEPVGSPRSINFAARNGINPYLAGARDPTDIKKVVDMYYSAAEEAGWPDRRPEYDGEPFERPWDETRQRGFSIYVPVFNTEVADEETYERWLQGIKAYWQYLGFFGFAEGLPGAEGRHPIEQLRELDPAVLVERDLYVAGDAEDIIDRLAHISEVLGGEAIAFDIAFESVGLTGEEADEQLDAFAERVMPYFE; encoded by the coding sequence ATGAAATTTGGCATATGGCACAATGGAACAACCGACGTGCCACTGAAGGAGACGGACGAGGGGCTCGTCATCCCCGATGCGTCAGTGCGCGGACTGCACCGAGATCGTCAACGAGTCACGAGAGAACGCATTGAACACGGGGTGCTGGCGGAACGACGCGGCTTTGAACGACTGACGTTCACCGAACACCACTTCGTTCTCACCGGGATAGAGCTCTCGCCGAACCCCCTCCAATCGCAGACTGCGATCGCCGCACGGACGGAAGAGATCAAACTTCGACAGGTCGCCAACATTCTCAGCTGGCACGATCCGGTTCGGTTGGCCGAACAGACCGCGCTGCTCGACGTCATCTCGGACGGTCGGGTCGAAGTCGGCGTCGGTCGCGGCTATCAGGGTCGAGAGAACGAGACGCTCGGACAGTACTGGGGCGGCACGGTACAGGACGACGAAAAGAACCGGGCCTCGTTCGAAGAGAAGCTTGATATCCTCCGCCGAGCGTGGACCGAAGACGTGCTAACGCACCACGATCAGTTTCACGACGTGCCGCCGACGTGGACCCGCTGGCACCACCCTCAAGAACGGGCCTACCTCGACGATTCGGTCAGCGAGTACGACGTTGAGGATTTCATCGACTGGGAGGACGGATCCGTGACAGAGACGGATCTTGATCCCGCGTACCCGAACGTCGTCACCGCCGGGGGATCGACGCTTCGGGCCATCTCGGTGTTCCCGCGCCCCGTTCAGGAGCCGCATCCCCAACTGTGGGAACCCGTCGGATCGCCGCGCTCGATCAACTTCGCCGCGCGGAACGGCATCAATCCGTACCTGGCGGGTGCGCGCGACCCGACGGACATCAAGAAGGTTGTCGACATGTATTACTCGGCCGCCGAGGAGGCAGGATGGCCCGATCGTCGGCCGGAATACGACGGGGAGCCGTTCGAGCGTCCGTGGGACGAAACGCGGCAGCGCGGATTTTCGATCTACGTGCCCGTGTTCAACACCGAAGTCGCCGACGAAGAAACGTACGAGCGGTGGCTGCAAGGCATCAAAGCGTACTGGCAGTATCTGGGATTCTTCGGCTTCGCCGAGGGACTGCCGGGAGCGGAGGGTCGACACCCGATCGAGCAGCTCCGAGAGCTCGATCCGGCGGTGTTGGTGGAACGGGACCTCTACGTCGCCGGCGACGCCGAGGACATTATCGACCGGCTCGCGCACATCTCAGAAGTGCTTGGCGGGGAAGCTATCGCGTTCGACATCGCGTTCGAAAGCGTCGGGCTCACCGGGGAGGAAGCGGACGAACAACTCGATGCGTTCGCCGAACGGGTGATGCCGTATTTCGAGTAG
- a CDS encoding HAMP domain-containing histidine kinase has translation MVIGFPEGARIPESKRKSVFESGYSTDVDGTGFGLSIAREAADAHG, from the coding sequence ATGGTTATCGGCTTCCCCGAGGGCGCGAGGATCCCCGAATCCAAACGCAAATCGGTGTTCGAGAGCGGTTATTCGACCGACGTCGACGGTACCGGGTTCGGCCTCAGCATCGCCCGGGAGGCCGCCGACGCCCACGGGTGA
- a CDS encoding DUF5817 domain-containing protein: protein MYSVVGCRDCHALWIVEGRPETTECPRCQRRHQFGKLRTFAETDSSEAATRVRSSMLAERADDGEFVDPESIDVDAVGIDDDEFLSASGIDSEAVSAAGNRSERGQPSRSRKQVVLDGLTELEAPTEQDVLEYANAAGVPESYAERTLEKLRLAGEVTRSEGVYRRL, encoded by the coding sequence ATGTATTCGGTGGTCGGCTGCCGGGACTGTCACGCCCTCTGGATCGTCGAGGGACGGCCGGAGACGACGGAGTGCCCGCGCTGTCAGCGCCGCCATCAGTTCGGGAAGCTACGAACGTTCGCGGAGACCGACAGCTCCGAGGCGGCGACGCGCGTCAGGAGTTCGATGCTCGCAGAGCGTGCCGACGACGGCGAGTTCGTCGACCCCGAGTCGATCGACGTGGATGCGGTCGGGATAGACGACGACGAGTTTCTCTCCGCGTCCGGGATCGACTCGGAAGCGGTGTCGGCCGCCGGAAACCGCTCCGAACGCGGACAGCCCTCGCGAAGCCGGAAACAAGTAGTTCTCGACGGACTGACCGAGCTCGAAGCGCCGACCGAACAGGACGTTCTCGAGTACGCGAACGCAGCCGGCGTTCCCGAATCGTACGCCGAACGAACCCTCGAAAAGCTCCGCCTGGCGGGTGAGGTGACTCGGTCCGAGGGCGTCTATCGCAGACTGTAA